A window from Salvia miltiorrhiza cultivar Shanhuang (shh) chromosome 2, IMPLAD_Smil_shh, whole genome shotgun sequence encodes these proteins:
- the LOC131011343 gene encoding myb family transcription factor PHL7-like, which produces MDSMGGGNNVTSNANLASKHRLRWTHELHEQFVDAVAQLGGPDRATPKGVLRVMGVQGLTIYHVKSHLQKYRLANYLPDSSSDGTKAEKKESGDMFSGLDSSSGMQITEALKLQMEVQKRLHEQLEVQRQLQLRIEAQGKYLKKIIEEQQRLSGALPEAPVSGVFVPEAEGICPESENKTDPGTPAATSEPPFADKLAKERNPAKSISFDESFSSHNDPQSPDSDCHVSSPLLSPNERPEKKQRGSTDVACTTPEMVLSHSVLESSSSPPYQ; this is translated from the exons ATGGATTCCATGGGTGGAGGTAACAATGTGACCAGCAATGCCAATTTAGCATCGAAGCATCGGCTTCGTTGGACCCATGAGCTTCATGAGCAATTTGTTGATGCTGTAGCACAACTTGGTGGACCAGATA GGGCTACTCCCAAAGGCGTTCTTAGAGTTATGGGGGTTCAAGGGCTAACAATTTACCATGTAAAAAGCCACTTACAG AAATACCGACTTGCCAACTATCTTCCAGATTCTTCCTCTGATG GGACAAAGGCTGAAAAGAAAGAATCTGGAGACATGTTTTCTGGTTTGGATAGTTCATC AGGAATGCAAATAACTGAAGCACTGAAGCTGCAAATGGAGGTTCAAAAGCGATTGCATGAGCAATTGGAG GTGCAGAGGCAGCTGCAGTTGCGGATAGAAGCCCAAGGAAAGTATTTGAAAAAGATTATCGAAGAACAACAACGCCTAAGTGGAGCTCTTCCAGAAGCACCCGTCTCAGGTGTTTTTGTACCTGAAGCAGAGGGAATTTGCCCCGAATCTGAGAACAAAACTGACCCAGGGACCCCTGCTGCAACGTCTGAGCCCCCTTTTGCCGACAAGCTTGCCAAAGAACGTAATCCAGCCAAGAGCATTTCGTTTGATGAGTCTTTCTCCTCTCACAACGACCCACAATCACCTGATTCTGATTGTCATGTGTCGTCACCACTTCTCAGCCCAAATGAGAGACCGGAGAAAAAGCAGCGCGGGAGCACTGACGTTGCATGCACTACACCAGAAATGGTTCTGAGCCACTCAGTACTGGAGTCGAGCTCGAGCCCTCCTTATCAGTAG